GATGCGCTGGTTGGGCGCGAGCTTCTGAGATGTCTGGTTGTCCTCGCCATCGCCCTCCTCGCTGTTGGCAGCGTAAATGGGGGGACGGTCGACGATCTGGTGGGTGATGGACGGGTCGCGCTCGTCGGTGGTGAAGGCACCCTCGCCGAGGACGGCGTCCCAGCCGATGCGCTTGCAGCCGAACGACCGCAGGAGGAACTCCAGGGGTTGCCTGGGAGTCTCACGGGAGAGGAAGAATGTGCAGTGGGCGAAGAGCTTGTTTCTGTCGGTGCTCGAGTGGACGGGCTGGGGCAGGACGTCACCGCCGGGCGCCGCGGGCTCGAACTTGTCGATGGCGTTTGTGGATTCTTCTGCGGACTCGGTCTGCTCCTCCGACTTGCTCTCCTCCTTGTCGGCATCCGAAGACTTGAGCTTCTTGATGACCTTGTCAACCGCGGCCTGGGTCTTGGGGTCGACGCTGTGCTCGGTCTCGCCGTTGGTGATTTGTTTCGGCTCCTCGGGGGCGGCGAGGTTCTGGCCCTCAATGGTGAAGGCAGCAAGCTCGGCAGACTGGTTGTCCTTGGTCTGGTCAAACTTGGGCGGGTACTTGAGGCCGAGGCCGGTGTACAGACGGAAGTTGATGAAGCCCAACAGCGTCATGTAGAACTCGACAAAGGTTCCCATGATGCGGAAGTCGACATCGCCAACAACCCTCTGGTTGAACTTGTAAGGCACCAGCCACAAGACATCCTCGCCGTTGATGTTCGCCTGGTAGTAGATACCCTTGATCGAGAGGAAGGACTTGGTGACGCTCTGCGACACAATGAGGTAGTGCTGGAACTCGAGGGTCAACCGCTCGCAGCGCGCAATCATCTTTGCGGGAACGGACGAGGTCGAAGGCAGGTTGGCGAAAAGGAAGAGCATGGACAGGCAGTCGTCGAGGTCCCTCACGGCGTCGACAAAGGTCGGGTATCGCTCTCTGATGACGTGGTCGAGGGTGTATCTCGGCTTGCCAGTCTCCTCGGGCCTGGCGGCGTTCTTCTCCAAGCGCTTCGCATCGCCAACATCGCCGCGGCCGAGCGCGCGCGAAATCTTCTTCTCGAGGGCCTTTTGGTCGCGGAACTTGAGCAGCAGCGGCTCGTGAAGGAGGTACTGGATGTCCTTGGCGTAGTAGAAAGTCGTCGAGGCGGTCGAGGACTTGGAGACCTTCTTCTTGCTGCGCGGCTCGCGAGGGTAGATTCCCTTCCAGATGCAGAGCTTGCGGAAGTCGGGCAGGCTGATCTGCAGCTTGCGGATGGCCTGGTTTCTGGTGACATAGTTCTTGGCCGCTCCGGCCTCTCCCTTCTTCTTGACTCTGCCCGCCATTTTTGCGAATGGGCGTGGTTATGTTGTTGGGAAAATTGACTTGGTTTGGAAGGGTGTGTGTTCTTGGACGAGTTCAGAAGCTCTCCAGTACTCCTCGCTGTGGCGGGGCACCGCTCTCGAGTTTCTCTCTGAACTTTTTTTCCATTGAAATTTTCTGCCAGCGGCTGACCGCTCCCTCGCCAGCCGGGATAGGACTAGTCTCATTCATCCTTATCGCTGATTGGCATCCGTTATCTAATCAGCACAATGGCCCCAGCTCCAGGGGTTCAACCCACTAAACCAAGTGCGACTGCGCTGGACGGTGGATTGCCATTCGCTGGACAAGCTTCCCGCACCCAGCGGACCTGCGCCCCGGCCGAAGCACCAGGTGTCATCCACCTCGACCCCCGTCCCTACCTACCACACCTTATTCATCCCGACTCCCGCCCCGAACTCCAATAACACTGCGAACCTCTGAAGCTCCCGTGAGCCCGCATCTCGACACATCCCGCCCCGGACCATGGACTGAAGGATGACCGTCGGAACAAGTACACAGGGAGGCAGCAAGACGGGCGTCTACGCCGCCGCAGCAGCGCTGCGCCTGCTGCTCTTCGTCGCGTTCCCCGGCCTGCCTGACCTGCTTACCGGCCGCGTCGAGATCTCAACCCCCGTCACGAGCTTCAAGCGATGTAAGCTTCCCCTCTCCCGGATCCCAACCGAAGCAAGGAATCTTGACTGACGATTCATGGCAACACAGTACAAGAAGGACTTTTCCTCTATAACCACAACGTCTCCCCTTACGACGGCGGCGTATACCACCAGGCGCCCCTCTTCCTCCCCCTCTTCTCCCTCCTCCCGGACCCGAAGTCGTTCCCGATCTTCACATACCTTCTCTACGTCCTCGTCGACATCCTGAGCGCGGATGCCCTCTCCAACATCGCAGACTCTGGCGAAGCAGGCTCGTCTCGCCTCTTCTCCTCTCCCCGCCGCGGCAAGAGGTGGAGCGGCCTCGTCGTCGCATCGCTGTAAGCTCCGACTCTCACCCCTTGCCCGCATCATCAACGCACGTTTGGTCTGACAACCCTCACCACAGCTACCTCTTCAACCCCTTCACAATAGCAACCTGCGTCGGCCGCTCCACCTCCGTCTTCTCAACCTGCGCGATCCTCCACGCCATCGCAAAGGCCATCGCCGGCCACCCCCTCAGCGCAATGGTCTCCCTCTCCTTCGCCACCTACTTCTCAATGTACcccgccctcctcctcccgccCCTCGTCCTCCTCGCCCACGACCGCCAGGACCCGATCCGACGAGGCACCGCCTCGACCCGGCGCTTCGCCCTCGCAAACGTctccgtcgccgccgccgtcctcGCCGCCCTCTTCCTCATGTCCTTCCTCCTCACCGGCGGCTCCTGGGAGTTCCTCCCCAGCACCTACGGCGCCCAGCTCACCCTCAACGACCTGACTCCCAACGTCGGGCTGTGGTGGTACTTCTTCGTCGAGATGTTCGACTCCTTCCGGCCCTTCTTCCTCGCCGTCTTCTGGCTCCACCTCTCGAGCTACGTCGGGCCCCTGACGATCCGCATCCGCACGCAGCCGCTCGTCGTGCTGACGCTGCTCCTCGGCATCTTTGCCATCTTCAAGCCGTACCCGTCCATCGCGGACACGAGCCTGTTCCTGGCCATGCTGTCCCTCTTCCGGCACGTCTTCCCGCTCATGCGGTATACCTTTGTCGGCGCCGCGACGATCATGTACGCCTCGTTCCTCGGCCCGGCCTTCTACCACCTGTGGATCTACGCCGGCAGCGGAAACGCAAACTTCTTCTACGCCATCACGTTGGTCTGGAGCTTGGGGCAGAGCTTGCTCGTCAGCGATCTCACGTTTGCGGTGCTGCGCGACGAGTGGGAGGTGGAGAGGCCCGAGATGGTCGGAAAGGAGATTCGGCAGATTTAAGGAGCCTCAGAAAGATGAGACTAGATGATGAGGGTCGTTTTCATCGTGTGTAGAACTAAAAGCGCCCGTGTTCGA
The DNA window shown above is from Colletotrichum lupini chromosome 7, complete sequence and carries:
- a CDS encoding GPI transamidase subunit PIG-U, encoding MTVGTSTQGGSKTGVYAAAAALRLLLFVAFPGLPDLLTGRVEISTPVTSFKRLQEGLFLYNHNVSPYDGGVYHQAPLFLPLFSLLPDPKSFPIFTYLLYVLVDILSADALSNIADSGEAGSSRLFSSPRRGKRWSGLVVASLYLFNPFTIATCVGRSTSVFSTCAILHAIAKAIAGHPLSAMVSLSFATYFSMYPALLLPPLVLLAHDRQDPIRRGTASTRRFALANVSVAAAVLAALFLMSFLLTGGSWEFLPSTYGAQLTLNDLTPNVGLWWYFFVEMFDSFRPFFLAVFWLHLSSYVGPLTIRIRTQPLVVLTLLLGIFAIFKPYPSIADTSLFLAMLSLFRHVFPLMRYTFVGAATIMYASFLGPAFYHLWIYAGSGNANFFYAITLVWSLGQSLLVSDLTFAVLRDEWEVERPEMVGKEIRQI
- a CDS encoding pescadillo — encoded protein: MAGRVKKKGEAGAAKNYVTRNQAIRKLQISLPDFRKLCIWKGIYPREPRSKKKVSKSSTASTTFYYAKDIQYLLHEPLLLKFRDQKALEKKISRALGRGDVGDAKRLEKNAARPEETGKPRYTLDHVIRERYPTFVDAVRDLDDCLSMLFLFANLPSTSSVPAKMIARCERLTLEFQHYLIVSQSVTKSFLSIKGIYYQANINGEDVLWLVPYKFNQRVVGDVDFRIMGTFVEFYMTLLGFINFRLYTGLGLKYPPKFDQTKDNQSAELAAFTIEGQNLAAPEEPKQITNGETEHSVDPKTQAAVDKVIKKLKSSDADKEESKSEEQTESAEESTNAIDKFEPAAPGGDVLPQPVHSSTDRNKLFAHCTFFLSRETPRQPLEFLLRSFGCKRIGWDAVLGEGAFTTDERDPSITHQIVDRPPIYAANSEEGDGEDNQTSQKLAPNQRIPGRIYVQPQWVWDSVNDEELKPADQYAPGAQLPPHLSPFVRQVQGAYDPTIPLEEQEPKGEALAESDEEMADDVDAGDMDVAGSDEEEEGEDGEGGSDVDGVSEDEDEVGSENDDADAQRQLELEAELTGGAVQAKETKPKTKKEAARKAHAKKVAEEAEDIERAKGMLSKKKRKLFEQMQYTNNKKSAQDEKLRAKRRRLEREAANKKAKA